Genomic window (Nymphaea colorata isolate Beijing-Zhang1983 chromosome 1, ASM883128v2, whole genome shotgun sequence):
TTGGTTGGGCCCAGTTCACCAGATTTATGCCGTCCTCCCTTAGTGTGACCCTGCTGCCATGCCTTTGAAGGATCTCGTACAACATATGGATTCATGACAGGTGTTGTATTAACTCCAGGGTTCTTGATGCGTTTGCTTTTATTGGTAGTATCAGCATCACCAGCATTGTGTGATTTACCACCTTTTGCATAAGATTTACTTACATCTTCACCTACAGCGAGGATCTTATCCATAAGATCTGTCATTCCTTTAACTGCAAGCTCATATCTATCTGCAGACAGTGAACCCTCTTCCACAAGATGAATAAACCGCTGGTACAAGTCATCATATCCTTGAAGTGCATCAGTTGGCATCACACTATTAGAGCGAGTATGCAATGCATGAATGCGCTTGAAGTCCTTTCTCCAACGTGTAATAATATAACGATTTGGGATCTCATTCACACCCAGATGGTTAAGAACATACAACACATGCCTGCAGAGGATGCCTTTATACTGAAACAAACGACAAATGCATTGAAATTCAATCTCAGCCTCATTGGACAGGACTTCATAATCCTTGACACCGGTCATATTGCCATGCTTGTCAAAAATGCGTTCTTTGAGTGTATAGATTGCAAGCTGAGCACCTGTCCTGGTATGTTCAATATTATAGCAGTTGAAAGTGCCATATATCTCCTCCTGGAACTGCATAAACACTGCTCCTGTATACACTTTTGCAAGTTGGCTTTCACAATAAAGCCGAGTCTTCATAATTGGTATTGTGTCGTATGATTCAAAATCAGCCTGCGCTTCTCTCTCATAGCTACTCTTAACAGCAACTTCGTACTTTTCAATGAACTCCTTCAAagttgttttctgttgcacATAACCATCAAAAAAAGTGGTGACACTTTCCCCACGTTGGATGATGGACATTCCTGCATAGAATGTATCTTTTACAAAAACTGGCACCCATTGATGGCGAAGTTCATACAATGAACTGAGCCACTGATTATGTTCAAGTTGGAAGTCTTCAGTAAACTTTCCCCAAGAACTTTCAAATTCATCAATTCTGATGCTATCATAAACTGCTTTCTTTAAAGCTTTTTTGATAGCCTTATAATCAGCTAAACCTTCCAAATTTGATGGGATTTTCTTCATGATATGCCACAAACATAGGCGATGTCGAGCTGCAGGAAAAACTTCACGAATTGCTACTTGTATAGACTGAGAATAGTCAGAAATAATTGCATTTGGAGGTCGTCCAGACATACAATTCAACCATGATCTAAATAGCCAAATATGTGTTTCTATTGTGTCATCTGCAAGTAAACCACATCCTAGCAATACAGATTGTCCATGGTGGTTTGCTCCAACAAACGAAACTAAAGGCATTTCGTAACTATCTGTGAGATATGTTGTGTCAAATGTAATTACATCTCCAAAGTACTCGTATGCTGCCCTGGACCTAACATCTGACCAAAACACATTCCTCAGTCGTCCTTCAGCATCAAAGTCCATCAAGTAGTAAAAGCCTTTGTTCATGGACTGCATGTGCTTGAAGAACCATTGAATCGCAATTGCATCACCCTCCTTAAGCTTTAAATGCTTTCTTGCTTGCTCCTGGCCATAAGATAAATGCGCATGCCCTTCTGCTTCTACGGCTGATGGGTCGAAGGAATTATTCACTTTATTTCCTGTACCATAGTTTAATTTATTCTCCTTCTTACCTCCAGATTCTAGGCGCTTGTGTGATCTATAAAATCGTGCCATATGTGGAGAACATACGTGGTTGTGTGGAAGATGGAGATCAGTCACTACCCACTTCCTTGAAGAATTTTGCTTGACAACCCGCATCCTCGCCATACAACCAAT
Coding sequences:
- the LOC116267304 gene encoding protein FAR1-RELATED SEQUENCE 6-like, whose amino-acid sequence is MEPSSTGTVAVEGEPNTSIPMPSSMDPGTVEAAQDGMTLEPMYKELLSTSGDINQAPFLEPALGMTFDSYKEAEQFYNTYARHVGFGTRIKCTSRSKVTNETNRVVICCNKEGFKPTRKITTFSKPITRIGCMARMRVVKQNSSRKWVVTDLHLPHNHVCSPHMARFYRSHKRLESGGKKENKLNYGTGNKVNNSFDPSAVEAEGHAHLSYGQEQARKHLKLKEGDAIAIQWFFKHMQSMNKGFYYLMDFDAEGRLRNVFWSDVRSRAAYEYFGDVITFDTTYLTDSYEMPLVSFVGANHHGQSVLLGCGLLADDTIETHIWLFRSWLNCMSGRPPNAIISDYSQSIQVAIREVFPAARHRLCLWHIMKKIPSNLEGLADYKAIKKALKKAVYDSIRIDEFESSWGKFTEDFQLEHNQWLSSLYELRHQWVPVFVKDTFYAGMSIIQRGESVTTFFDGYVQQKTTLKEFIEKYEVAVKSSYEREAQADFESYDTIPIMKTRLYCESQLAKVYTGAVFMQFQEEIYGTFNCYNIEHTRTGAQLAIYTLKERIFDKHGNMTGVKDYEVLSNEAEIEFQCICRLFQYKGILCRHVLYVLNHLGVNEIPNRYIITRWRKDFKRIHALHTRSNSVMPTDALQGYDDLYQRFIHLVEEGSLSADRYELAVKGMTDLMDKILAVGEDVSKSYAKGGKSHNAGDADTTNKSKRIKNPGVNTTPVMNPYVVRDPSKAWQQGHTKGGRHKSGELGPTNKKR